One stretch of Chloroflexota bacterium DNA includes these proteins:
- a CDS encoding acetylxylan esterase produces the protein MLFDLPLDQLKVYRPAREEPSDFDDFWQQTLAEARQTPLDARFEPVDYGLRTVETFDVTFNGYGGQPVKGWLLLPRDRQEPLPCVVEYIGYGGGRGFPTDWLLWSSVGYAHLVMDTRGQGSTWAPGDTPDPEPDGSNPHYPGFMTRGILDPKTYYYRRVFTDAARAVEAARSHPALDPERIAITGVSQGGGVTLAVSGLVPDVQAVMPDVPFLCHYRRATEITDATPYAEIAKYCLVHRDKIDTVFHTLSYFDGVNFAARARAQALFSVALMDLVCPPSTVFAAYNHYGGPKDIRIYRYNNHEGGGPYQTVEKIRFLTRLWG, from the coding sequence ATGCTCTTCGATCTGCCCCTGGATCAACTGAAAGTCTACCGGCCCGCCCGCGAGGAGCCGTCCGACTTCGACGATTTCTGGCAACAGACCCTGGCCGAAGCACGGCAAACCCCGCTGGATGCCCGGTTCGAGCCTGTGGACTACGGGCTGCGCACGGTGGAGACCTTCGATGTCACGTTCAACGGCTACGGCGGCCAGCCGGTTAAAGGCTGGCTGCTCCTGCCCCGGGATCGCCAGGAACCGCTGCCCTGCGTCGTTGAGTACATCGGCTACGGCGGCGGTCGTGGCTTTCCCACCGACTGGCTCCTATGGAGCAGCGTCGGCTATGCCCATCTGGTCATGGACACCCGGGGCCAAGGCAGCACCTGGGCTCCCGGCGATACGCCCGATCCCGAACCGGACGGGTCCAATCCCCACTACCCTGGGTTCATGACCCGCGGCATCCTGGACCCCAAGACCTACTACTACCGTCGCGTGTTCACGGACGCCGCACGAGCCGTGGAGGCCGCCCGGTCACATCCGGCCCTGGATCCGGAGCGCATCGCCATTACCGGCGTGAGCCAGGGCGGCGGGGTCACCCTCGCCGTCAGCGGCCTGGTGCCCGACGTCCAGGCCGTCATGCCCGACGTGCCCTTCCTATGTCATTATCGCCGCGCCACGGAGATCACCGACGCGACGCCCTACGCCGAGATCGCCAAATACTGCCTCGTGCACCGGGATAAGATCGACACCGTCTTTCACACGCTCTCCTACTTTGACGGCGTCAACTTCGCAGCCCGGGCCCGGGCACAGGCCCTGTTCTCCGTCGCCCTCATGGACCTCGTCTGCCCGCCATCCACGGTCTTCGCCGCGTACAACCATTACGGCGGCCCCAAGGACATCCGCATCTACCGCTACAACAACCACGAGGGCGGCGGCCCCTACCAAACGGTCGAAAAGATCCGGTTCCTGACCCGTCTGTGGGGATAG
- a CDS encoding alpha/beta fold hydrolase, which yields MEKRHAYLEQLRRILPPSEPWEAWLARTGELPPDFDALPSHADLPDLLTREDGQPVTSADEWRERREELKTRLQRWMLGQVPPPPGNLQAHILDERVEDEATVRQVQLAFGPGHRARLWLELLIPPGDGPFPVFMTQHNHRAWALIALRRGYLACVYAGSDSRDDTDTFAEAYPEYDWSRLTRRAWAASRCVDYLATVPQADIERIAITGHSRNGKQSLIAAALDERIAVVISSSSGAGGTMTTRHFSEQHFGEGIELLTRVFPDWFHPRLRFFVGREHKLPVDLHALVALSAPRPCLLSIALNDGVESTWAMQQTYLAVREVYRLLGVEGRLRILWRPGRHETWPTVIERYLDWCDTHFGRGEYAFPERFVHPWDWETWRQRNDDRVEPTSFPARGLDDVLIRENGAPVRTVAEWKARREEIRAQVRWMLGESPPRAGSPGGHYGEEPAHIAAMLGREDAGEGLEKAQIVFGEYINGDVYMPAGLSESGQRAPAILWLHPFSFASGYVASYRRGEQVFRTLARAGFVVFCFDQIGFGRRVEEAEGFYERHPRWSLLGKMVRDARAALDTLAQLPYVDPKQIWGLGYGLGALVGLHLGALNERLAGLISVCGPPPFRLDTDERRTGGIRR from the coding sequence ATGGAGAAACGCCACGCGTATCTGGAGCAACTGCGTCGCATCCTGCCACCCAGCGAGCCATGGGAGGCATGGCTGGCGCGAACGGGAGAGCTACCCCCCGATTTCGACGCGCTGCCCTCCCACGCCGATCTGCCCGACCTGCTGACCCGCGAAGACGGACAACCTGTCACGAGCGCAGACGAGTGGCGGGAGCGCCGGGAGGAATTGAAAACCCGCTTGCAGCGGTGGATGCTGGGACAGGTGCCGCCTCCGCCGGGCAACCTACAGGCCCATATCCTGGACGAGCGAGTGGAAGATGAGGCGACGGTGCGCCAGGTGCAGCTCGCCTTCGGGCCGGGACACCGCGCTCGGCTGTGGCTGGAGCTGCTCATCCCACCCGGCGACGGGCCCTTCCCCGTCTTCATGACGCAGCACAACCACCGGGCCTGGGCGCTGATCGCCCTGCGGCGAGGATATCTGGCCTGCGTCTACGCCGGTTCCGATTCCCGGGATGACACGGACACGTTCGCGGAGGCGTATCCCGAGTACGACTGGTCCCGGCTGACCCGCCGTGCCTGGGCCGCCAGCCGGTGCGTGGACTACCTGGCCACCGTACCGCAGGCGGACATCGAGCGGATCGCCATCACCGGTCACTCCCGCAACGGCAAGCAGTCCCTCATCGCCGCCGCGCTGGACGAACGCATCGCCGTCGTCATCTCCAGCAGTTCCGGGGCAGGCGGCACGATGACGACGCGTCACTTCTCCGAACAACATTTCGGCGAGGGGATCGAGCTCCTCACCCGCGTGTTCCCCGACTGGTTCCATCCTCGGCTGCGCTTCTTCGTCGGCCGCGAGCACAAGCTGCCCGTGGACCTCCACGCGCTGGTAGCCCTCAGCGCGCCACGCCCGTGCCTGCTCAGCATCGCGCTGAACGACGGCGTGGAGAGCACCTGGGCCATGCAACAAACTTACCTGGCCGTCCGAGAGGTGTATAGGCTACTGGGCGTCGAGGGTCGGCTACGCATCCTGTGGCGCCCCGGCCGCCACGAGACGTGGCCAACCGTCATCGAGCGGTACCTCGACTGGTGCGATACGCACTTCGGCCGCGGCGAGTACGCCTTCCCTGAGCGATTCGTGCATCCCTGGGACTGGGAGACATGGCGTCAACGCAACGACGACCGGGTAGAGCCCACGAGCTTCCCCGCACGCGGTCTAGACGACGTCCTGATCCGGGAGAATGGCGCCCCAGTGCGTACTGTGGCAGAGTGGAAGGCGAGACGGGAGGAGATACGCGCTCAGGTGCGATGGATGCTGGGCGAATCGCCGCCACGGGCGGGCAGTCCCGGCGGGCACTACGGCGAAGAGCCCGCACATATCGCCGCCATGCTGGGGCGGGAGGACGCTGGCGAGGGATTGGAGAAGGCACAGATCGTCTTCGGCGAGTACATCAACGGGGACGTGTATATGCCCGCCGGGCTGAGCGAGTCGGGCCAGCGGGCGCCAGCGATCCTCTGGCTTCACCCCTTCTCCTTCGCCAGCGGCTACGTCGCCTCGTACCGCCGCGGCGAGCAGGTATTCCGCACGCTGGCGCGCGCCGGCTTCGTCGTCTTCTGTTTCGACCAGATCGGATTCGGCCGACGCGTGGAGGAGGCCGAGGGCTTCTACGAGCGACACCCGCGGTGGTCACTGCTTGGGAAGATGGTGCGAGACGCCCGAGCGGCGCTGGATACGCTCGCCCAGCTTCCTTATGTCGACCCGAAACAGATCTGGGGGCTGGGATACGGCCTGGGTGCTCTGGTCGGGCTACACCTGGGCGCCCTGAACGAGCGGCTGGCCGGGCTCATCTCCGTGTGTGGACCGCCGCCGTTTCGACTGGACACGGATGAGAGACGCACCGGCGGCATCCGGCG
- a CDS encoding glycoside hydrolase family 31 protein: protein MTITRVQEATPIPGGALLSVDDALLEVRFTAANVLRVRLAPHGEFRAEETFTLAVDPAPHLETSLTVGEETIILATSELRAEIRRDPFRLRLVDAQGNIVASTPEDAPGIEWEGSRRVCRVTLPKGVGVYGLGQGALSQLNLRGRERRMWQEWDAGRHSGNGGIPLAFTTAGYGLFLNSSWPSRWVIAEGKTMPAPMRPDWAPPPWPHAQPSGEEHPERLTILLDDGELDLFLIYGPAPDRILESYTQLTGQPELPPRWALGLIQCKNRYRSAEELMHIARGYRDRNLPCDVLVIDWHWFKRFGDLAWDAADWPDPAAMLQTLREMGFRVMQAQHPFIDRQALTFQEFHRRGFLVDIDSDPRAVFDHTHPQARAAWWAHVRPLWRQGIRAYWTDMGEVEKHSEGVQHFLGPRERVHNIYSLLWSRGLYEHQRQESDLRVCALARTAWAGIPRYGTLMWSGDINADWDVLRDQVIVGQEVCLSGQPYWTTDIGGFFLTPSFGGELYARWYQWGAFCPIFRTHGTRPGNEPWTFGPQVEAICARYMRLRYRLLPYIYACARRTHETGRPFMRAMVLDFGDDPAAVAAEHQFMFGPAFLVAPVVEPRARRREVYLPDGTWYDFWTERRWEGGRTIEAEAPLDTLPLFVRGGSLIPMGPEVLFADQRPLDEVTLHVYPGGDATFDLYEDDGDTYAYERGEYARTRITYREGEKPEIAIAASEGEFQGMPNARIWHVILHDSDPPAEVQVNGEPLAEGEGWVYDPAGRLLTVHLGKHPVRAPIQVIITPGGTPREAPVRTPELGVEVSLGAKPGHLLVRAYVRNPWGNPDLTARFSLTPPPGWRASPTGEGQSAAGSGGIADAWWALERTQEPTVCSPEVEVTAEASVGGATHTLQSTALLTHAYASPWLTAGPFPNGGQGFETAYPPEHGVDPQATMEGRDGRMRWREHEVLDSFGYVNFTHLLSTKKDGLPQPIRDAVAYAACAVWSPDERTVWAELSGEEQLKLWCNGELVFAADGIRVIEPLRAPVTLRAGWNEVLVKATRGPQEEFSGRMFGFYFRFVDEAGTPVSDLRYASRPAST from the coding sequence ATGACCATCACACGAGTGCAAGAAGCCACGCCTATCCCGGGCGGCGCGCTGCTCTCGGTGGACGATGCACTCCTGGAGGTGCGATTCACAGCGGCCAACGTCCTTCGCGTTCGCCTGGCCCCCCACGGGGAGTTCCGGGCGGAGGAGACGTTCACCCTGGCCGTCGATCCGGCGCCGCACCTGGAAACCTCGCTCACCGTCGGGGAGGAGACGATCATCCTGGCCACGTCCGAGCTGCGGGCCGAGATCCGGCGGGACCCCTTCCGGCTACGTCTGGTGGATGCACAGGGCAACATCGTGGCGTCCACACCGGAGGACGCGCCCGGCATCGAGTGGGAAGGCAGCCGAAGGGTGTGTCGGGTGACGCTCCCAAAGGGTGTGGGCGTCTACGGCCTGGGCCAGGGAGCCCTCTCGCAGCTCAACCTGCGCGGCCGCGAGCGCCGCATGTGGCAGGAGTGGGACGCCGGGCGGCATAGCGGCAACGGCGGCATCCCACTGGCGTTCACCACCGCCGGATACGGTCTTTTCCTCAACTCCTCCTGGCCATCCCGCTGGGTGATCGCCGAGGGGAAGACGATGCCGGCACCCATGCGACCGGATTGGGCCCCGCCCCCCTGGCCGCACGCCCAGCCCTCCGGGGAGGAGCACCCGGAACGCCTCACCATCCTGCTGGACGACGGCGAGCTGGACCTCTTCCTCATCTACGGGCCAGCCCCCGATCGCATCCTGGAGAGCTACACCCAACTCACTGGCCAGCCGGAACTGCCGCCGCGCTGGGCGCTGGGGCTGATCCAGTGCAAGAATCGCTATCGCAGCGCCGAGGAACTGATGCACATCGCCCGGGGATACCGGGATCGCAACCTGCCATGCGACGTCCTGGTCATCGACTGGCATTGGTTCAAGCGGTTCGGGGATCTGGCCTGGGACGCGGCCGACTGGCCGGACCCGGCCGCCATGTTGCAGACGCTGCGGGAGATGGGCTTCCGGGTCATGCAGGCGCAGCACCCCTTCATCGACCGGCAGGCGCTCACCTTCCAAGAGTTCCATCGCCGAGGGTTCCTGGTGGACATCGACTCCGATCCCCGAGCTGTGTTCGATCACACCCATCCCCAGGCTCGAGCCGCGTGGTGGGCCCATGTCCGCCCTCTCTGGCGCCAGGGGATACGCGCCTACTGGACCGACATGGGGGAGGTGGAGAAACACAGCGAGGGCGTTCAGCACTTCCTGGGCCCTCGCGAGCGGGTCCACAACATCTACTCGCTCCTCTGGTCCAGGGGCCTGTACGAGCACCAGCGACAGGAGAGCGATCTGCGCGTGTGCGCGCTGGCCCGGACGGCCTGGGCCGGGATCCCCCGATATGGCACGCTCATGTGGTCAGGCGACATCAACGCCGACTGGGATGTGCTGCGCGATCAGGTGATCGTCGGCCAGGAGGTGTGCCTCTCCGGCCAGCCGTATTGGACCACCGACATCGGCGGGTTCTTCCTCACGCCCTCCTTCGGCGGCGAGCTGTACGCCCGCTGGTATCAGTGGGGCGCCTTCTGCCCCATCTTCCGCACCCACGGCACGCGGCCCGGCAACGAGCCCTGGACCTTCGGCCCGCAGGTAGAGGCGATCTGCGCCCGCTACATGCGGTTGCGCTACCGACTCCTGCCGTACATCTACGCCTGCGCTCGCCGGACGCACGAGACGGGACGGCCGTTTATGCGAGCCATGGTCCTGGACTTCGGAGACGACCCCGCCGCGGTGGCGGCGGAACATCAGTTCATGTTCGGCCCCGCCTTCCTGGTCGCGCCCGTGGTGGAGCCGCGCGCCCGACGCCGGGAGGTCTACCTGCCCGACGGGACCTGGTACGACTTCTGGACGGAGCGACGCTGGGAGGGCGGCCGCACGATCGAGGCGGAGGCGCCGTTGGACACGCTGCCGCTGTTCGTGCGAGGCGGCAGCCTGATCCCCATGGGCCCCGAGGTCCTCTTCGCCGACCAGCGTCCGCTAGACGAGGTCACTTTGCACGTCTACCCCGGCGGCGACGCCACGTTCGATCTGTACGAGGATGACGGCGACACCTATGCATACGAACGCGGCGAGTACGCCAGGACACGGATCACGTACCGTGAGGGGGAGAAGCCGGAGATCGCCATCGCCGCATCGGAAGGGGAGTTCCAGGGCATGCCCAACGCCCGGATCTGGCACGTGATCCTGCACGACAGCGATCCCCCGGCCGAGGTGCAGGTGAACGGCGAGCCGCTGGCCGAGGGCGAAGGGTGGGTTTACGATCCGGCTGGGCGGCTGCTGACCGTGCACCTGGGCAAGCACCCCGTGCGAGCGCCGATTCAGGTCATCATCACGCCGGGGGGGACACCCCGGGAGGCGCCAGTGCGGACGCCCGAGCTAGGCGTGGAGGTCTCGCTGGGCGCCAAGCCGGGCCACCTGCTGGTGCGAGCCTACGTGCGGAATCCCTGGGGCAATCCCGATCTGACGGCCCGGTTCTCGTTGACGCCGCCCCCCGGATGGCGAGCGTCTCCGACGGGTGAGGGACAGAGCGCCGCCGGGAGCGGAGGCATCGCCGATGCGTGGTGGGCGTTGGAGCGGACTCAGGAGCCGACGGTGTGTAGCCCGGAGGTCGAGGTCACAGCGGAGGCCTCGGTGGGCGGCGCAACGCACACGCTGCAAAGCACGGCGCTGCTCACTCATGCCTACGCCAGCCCGTGGTTGACCGCAGGGCCCTTCCCCAACGGGGGACAAGGCTTCGAAACGGCGTACCCGCCGGAGCACGGCGTCGATCCCCAGGCGACTATGGAAGGCCGGGACGGCCGGATGCGATGGCGGGAGCACGAGGTGCTGGACAGCTTCGGATATGTGAACTTCACGCATCTGCTGTCGACCAAGAAGGACGGGCTTCCCCAACCGATTCGCGATGCGGTGGCCTACGCGGCCTGCGCCGTGTGGTCCCCGGACGAGCGGACCGTGTGGGCGGAGCTGTCCGGCGAGGAGCAGCTGAAGCTGTGGTGCAATGGGGAGCTCGTATTCGCAGCGGACGGCATACGGGTGATCGAGCCATTGCGGGCGCCGGTCACGCTGCGCGCCGGGTGGAACGAGGTGTTGGTTAAGGCCACGCGCGGCCCGCAGGAGGAGTTCTCCGGTCGCATGTTCGGCTTCTACTTCCGTTTCGTGGACGAGGCCGGCACGCCGGTGAGCGATCTGCGGTACGCGTCACGGCCCGCTTCCACCTGA
- a CDS encoding sulfatase-like hydrolase/transferase has protein sequence MNLIVICLDTFRADIIGPGKKMSHIETPNLDAFAREAVSFEQAFGEGQPTLQMRRAFFTGRRSFPWRYNFDRRGHWHHAPGWHKIPPEQDTLAEILVKRGYFTGLIADTYHMFKPTMNYTRGFCTYEFVRGQETDNWRGGTLEMIEEQLKKHTRQPLDSPQLHLVQYLWNQRGRAREEDYQCARVFRAAMRWLEDNVANAPFFLWIDSFDPHEPWDPPKAYADRYYPYDGIDFIYPNNEDTTPEEQERMKALYWGEVTFVDKWVGAFLNKMDELKLWDDTVVMVTSDHGTQLQDHTRFGKGPDELHPFNTQIPWYIRHPDGPRGKQIDAFVQSHDLLPTALRLLEVPYANVDGEDAWSLVTGERDVIRDHVVIGWADFVAGNAGGRASVRDAEWNYVVSVGEEDPQPELYHLPSDPEERNNVHDRYPEVVARQRTRLEAVVGQPLPAQLNEVCDHPAPSPMHFFLQHRASGRSAR, from the coding sequence ATGAACCTCATCGTCATCTGCCTGGACACCTTCCGGGCCGACATCATCGGCCCGGGCAAGAAGATGAGCCACATCGAGACGCCCAATCTGGACGCCTTCGCCCGGGAGGCGGTGTCCTTCGAGCAGGCCTTTGGGGAAGGGCAGCCCACGTTGCAGATGCGCCGAGCCTTCTTCACGGGCAGGCGATCCTTCCCGTGGCGCTACAACTTCGACCGCCGGGGACACTGGCACCACGCCCCGGGCTGGCACAAGATCCCGCCCGAGCAGGACACCCTGGCCGAGATCCTCGTGAAGCGCGGCTACTTCACGGGTCTCATCGCCGACACTTACCATATGTTCAAGCCCACCATGAACTATACCCGGGGATTCTGCACCTACGAGTTCGTCCGAGGCCAGGAGACGGACAACTGGCGCGGCGGCACGCTGGAGATGATCGAGGAACAGCTCAAAAAGCACACCCGGCAGCCTCTGGACTCGCCTCAACTGCACCTGGTCCAATACCTGTGGAATCAGCGCGGCCGCGCCCGCGAGGAGGATTATCAATGCGCGCGGGTCTTCCGCGCGGCGATGCGATGGCTGGAGGACAACGTCGCCAACGCCCCCTTCTTCCTCTGGATCGACTCCTTTGACCCCCACGAGCCCTGGGACCCTCCCAAAGCGTACGCCGATCGCTACTATCCCTACGATGGGATCGACTTCATCTATCCGAACAACGAGGACACCACACCCGAGGAACAGGAGCGCATGAAGGCGCTTTACTGGGGAGAGGTAACGTTCGTGGACAAATGGGTGGGCGCGTTCCTGAACAAGATGGACGAGCTGAAGCTATGGGATGACACGGTCGTGATGGTAACCAGCGACCACGGCACCCAGCTCCAGGATCACACGCGCTTCGGCAAGGGGCCGGATGAATTGCATCCCTTCAACACGCAGATCCCGTGGTATATCCGCCATCCCGACGGCCCACGAGGCAAACAGATCGACGCCTTCGTGCAGAGCCACGACCTCCTGCCCACAGCCCTGCGCCTGCTCGAAGTGCCCTACGCCAACGTCGATGGGGAGGATGCCTGGTCGCTGGTCACCGGCGAGCGAGATGTGATCAGAGACCACGTCGTGATCGGGTGGGCCGATTTCGTGGCCGGCAACGCCGGCGGGCGGGCCTCCGTGCGCGACGCGGAGTGGAACTACGTGGTCAGCGTGGGCGAGGAGGATCCCCAGCCCGAGCTATACCACCTGCCCAGCGATCCCGAGGAGAGGAACAACGTCCACGATCGGTATCCGGAGGTTGTGGCCAGGCAGCGAACGCGGCTGGAGGCCGTGGTGGGGCAGCCCCTCCCGGCGCAACTGAACGAGGTGTGCGATCACCCCGCACCATCTCCTATGCATTTCTTCCTCCAGCACCGAGCTTCGGGCAGATCAGCGAGGTAG
- a CDS encoding glycosyl hydrolase: protein MADRTADRSQVIARKERWSVNRNEIANRLAEYDRRAGELVARMSLEEKVDLMGGRRSLLSIQLRDGGRYNKVPYPAGGNERLGIPPLLFCDGPRGMVPNHGTCFPVSMQRGASFDVELEERVGEAIAKEIRAVGGNYFGGVCINLLRHPAGGRAQETYGEDPFHVGQMGAALVRGVQKHNVMACVKHYALNNQETTRFKVDVTCDERTLREVYLPHFKECLDAGAASVMGAYNKFRGVHCCHNAYLLRTILKEEWGFYGFVISDFFWGVRDTVEAANAGCDVEMAHTKYYGKRLVRAVRRGDVLEAVIAEAARRIVRTILMFTEAADPLGDYPESLPACEEHIRLALEVAEKSIVLLKNEAGTLPFDRDRVKRVALLGRLGDFANIGDHGSSRVFPPYVVTPLEGLRKVLGPSVEILYGEGKDLEEARRIASRADAVVFVVGYDHRDEGEYVEFLGGLIKVGGDRDDLRLHKGDVDLIRAVAPANSNAAVVLIGGSAIVVEEWRDQVPAILHAFYPGMEGGTAIARVLFGEVNPGGKLPFTIPADPAHLPEFDKYATRVEYDLYHGYTKLEREGHVPAFPFGFGLSYTTFRQTNASFEVDGDQVVASVDVTNMGKRTGDQVVQFYVGFENSTVDRPKKLLRGFQRVTLQPGETKRVLISCPIERLRWYNPETSSWELERMEYQAYIGFSSDEKDLLRGAFSL, encoded by the coding sequence ATGGCGGATCGGACGGCCGATCGGTCGCAAGTGATAGCCCGAAAGGAGCGGTGGTCCGTGAACAGGAACGAGATAGCCAACCGACTGGCGGAATATGATCGGCGGGCGGGGGAGCTTGTCGCCCGGATGAGCCTGGAAGAAAAGGTGGACCTGATGGGCGGGAGGAGGAGCCTGCTGAGCATACAGCTCCGGGACGGCGGGCGCTACAACAAGGTCCCCTATCCGGCTGGCGGCAATGAGCGTCTGGGGATCCCTCCCCTGCTGTTCTGTGACGGCCCTCGCGGGATGGTCCCCAATCACGGGACGTGTTTCCCGGTCTCCATGCAACGGGGCGCCAGTTTTGACGTGGAGTTGGAGGAGCGCGTCGGCGAGGCCATCGCCAAAGAGATCCGGGCGGTGGGTGGCAACTATTTCGGCGGCGTCTGCATCAATCTGTTGCGGCATCCGGCGGGCGGCCGGGCGCAGGAGACGTACGGGGAGGATCCGTTCCATGTGGGGCAGATGGGGGCGGCGCTGGTCCGGGGCGTGCAGAAGCACAACGTGATGGCGTGCGTCAAGCATTACGCCCTTAACAATCAGGAGACCACCCGGTTTAAGGTCGATGTCACCTGCGACGAGCGCACGCTGCGGGAGGTGTATCTTCCGCACTTCAAAGAGTGCCTGGACGCCGGGGCGGCCAGCGTGATGGGGGCCTACAACAAGTTCCGGGGCGTGCACTGCTGCCATAACGCCTACCTGCTCCGGACGATCCTGAAGGAGGAGTGGGGCTTTTATGGGTTCGTGATCAGCGATTTCTTCTGGGGCGTGCGGGACACGGTGGAGGCGGCCAACGCCGGATGTGACGTCGAGATGGCGCACACGAAGTACTACGGGAAGAGGCTGGTGCGGGCCGTCAGGCGGGGCGACGTCCTCGAGGCCGTGATCGCCGAGGCGGCGCGACGGATCGTGCGGACGATCTTGATGTTCACCGAGGCAGCCGATCCTCTGGGCGATTATCCGGAGTCGCTGCCCGCCTGTGAGGAGCACATCCGGCTGGCCCTAGAAGTCGCTGAGAAGTCGATCGTCCTCCTCAAGAATGAGGCGGGCACGCTGCCGTTCGACAGGGATCGGGTGAAGAGGGTGGCGTTGTTGGGCCGGTTGGGCGATTTCGCCAACATCGGTGATCACGGCTCCAGCCGGGTGTTCCCGCCCTATGTGGTGACCCCGCTGGAGGGGTTGCGGAAGGTACTAGGGCCCTCCGTCGAGATTTTGTATGGCGAGGGTAAGGATCTGGAGGAGGCCCGGCGGATCGCGTCGAGGGCGGATGCGGTCGTGTTCGTCGTGGGCTATGACCATCGGGATGAGGGGGAGTACGTGGAGTTCCTGGGCGGCCTGATCAAGGTCGGAGGGGACCGAGACGATTTGCGGCTGCACAAAGGGGATGTGGATCTGATCCGGGCCGTGGCGCCAGCGAATTCGAACGCTGCCGTCGTGCTGATCGGCGGAAGCGCCATCGTGGTGGAGGAGTGGAGGGATCAGGTGCCGGCGATCCTGCATGCCTTCTATCCGGGCATGGAAGGGGGCACGGCGATTGCCAGGGTCCTCTTCGGCGAGGTGAATCCGGGCGGGAAGCTGCCCTTTACGATCCCCGCCGATCCGGCTCATCTCCCCGAGTTCGACAAGTACGCCACTCGCGTGGAATACGATCTCTATCACGGGTACACCAAGCTGGAGCGGGAAGGGCATGTCCCGGCCTTTCCCTTCGGCTTCGGGCTCTCCTACACGACCTTCCGCCAGACGAATGCCTCCTTCGAGGTGGACGGCGATCAGGTGGTGGCCTCCGTGGACGTGACGAATATGGGGAAGCGCACCGGGGATCAGGTGGTGCAATTCTACGTGGGGTTTGAGAACTCCACCGTGGACCGCCCGAAGAAGCTCCTGCGGGGTTTCCAGCGGGTGACGCTGCAGCCGGGGGAGACGAAGAGGGTGCTGATCTCCTGTCCCATCGAGCGGTTGCGCTGGTACAATCCGGAGACCTCCTCTTGGGAGTTGGAGCGCATGGAGTACCAGGCTTATATCGGCTTCAGCAGCGATGAAAAGGACCTGCTGAGGGGCGCTTTCTCTCTTTGA